One stretch of Molothrus aeneus isolate 106 chromosome 2, BPBGC_Maene_1.0, whole genome shotgun sequence DNA includes these proteins:
- the LOC136571399 gene encoding uncharacterized protein, with protein MSRTRNHLLLLATTLWSAQFVTYAWIVPQPKANVWRTLAEALEQDHICLDTGAAKDPMSSCLVGIPLPPSELPPPFNYAFSLSTTRDAIATFWSAWRDGVRGLVPLDSEPQELHLLGSAVAPVCIQFRFTPRPGEKGYTVLNPSDPRYQAARWCKRPIKVPLSSTPGGKPLALPRSIFFICGDRAWAGIPSHHIGGPCAFGRLSLLTPNITQIYDWRNKSHSLNSTSDSARAKRDLKDLDPDCDSVIEHWAKPKIVALTIFLPWVSIAKSLGELARLECWVEKQANFTSAALSDLLYDEKMTRQATLQNRAAIDFLLLLHNHKCEEFEGLCCMNLSSRAEDARVAIDKMHGLISNIKQQTADWLGDLFSGWGLSGWVVSVLKSVVYVCFTLIVILISGAILWGCVQRLIFKLAHSPEVLHLQSINFPEENSWEDTSFRSDANSDPEDPDASREIDPEAVSLRD; from the coding sequence ATGAGCCGGACCCGAAATCACCTTCTCCTGCTTGCAACCACCTTATGGTCCGCGCAGTTCGTCACCTACGCGTGGATCGTCCCCCAGCCCAAAGCGAATGTCTGGCGCACTCTTGCGGAGGCCCTAGAGCAAGATCACATCTGCCTGGACACCGGCGCAGCAAAGGACCCGATGTCGTCCTGCCTTGTGGGGATCCCTCTCCCCCCTTCGGAATTACCCCCTCCCTTTAATTACGCTTTTTCGTTGTCCACCACCCGCGACGCCATCGCAACTTTTTGGAGTGCCTGGAGAGACGGAGTCCGAGGTCTTGTTCCTTTAGACTCCGAACCCCAGGAGCTCCATTTGCTCGGTTCCGCAGTTGCTCCCGTCTGTATCCAGTTTCGGTTTACCCCCCGTCCCGGGGAGAAAGGGTATACGGTCCTGAACCCATCCGACCCCAGGTATCAGGCCGCCCGGTGGTGCAAGAGACCCATTAAAGTTCCACTCTCCTCCACCCCGGGCGGGAAGCCGTTGGCCCTCCCCAGgagcatttttttcatttgcggAGACCGAGCTTGGGCAGGCATCCCCTCTCACCACATAGGAGGCCCTTGCGCATTTGGTCGGCTGTCGCTGTTGACCCCCAACATCACCCAAATTTATGATTGGAGAAACAAGAGTCACAGCCTGAATTCGACCTCTGATTCGGCCCGCGCGAAAAGAGACCTAAAAGATCTTGATCCTGACTGTGACTCAGTCATTGAACATTGGGCTAAGCCAAAAATCGTAGCACTCACCATCTTTTTGCCGTGGGTGTCTATCGCAAAATCTCTAGGCGAATTGGCCCGCCTAGAGTGTTGGGTGGAGAAGCAAGCCAACTTTACTTCAGCCGCCCTTTCAGACCTCCTATATGATGAGAAAATGACTCGGCAGGCGACTTTGCAAAATAGGGCAGCAATAGATTTTCTGTTGCTGCTCCACAACCATAAGTGCGAAGAATTTGAGGGCCTTTGCTGCATGAACTTGTCCTCTCGAGCCGAAGATGCGAGAGTCGCCATCGACAAGATGCATGGACTAATTTCAAACATCAAACAACAAACTGCAGACTGGCTGGGGGACCTGTTTTCAGGGTGGGGATTGTCGGGCTGGGTCGTGTCTGTTTTGAAATCCGTTGTTTATGTGTGTTTCACTTTAATCGTTATTTTAATTTCGGGAGCAATCCTTTGGGGCTGCGTCCAGAGACTCATCTTTAAGTTAGCCCACTCACCGGAAGTCCTCCATCTTCAGTCCATCAATTTCCCTGAAGAGAACTCGTGGGAAGACACGTCTTTTCGATCAGATGCAAATTCTGATCCTGAAGACCCTGACGCCTCCAGAGAAATTGATCCCGAAGCCGTTTCTCTAAGAGACTAA